The genomic window CCGGCGGCGAGGCCGGAGATCACCAGGGCGGCTAGCGCCGCGGAAGCGGTCACTCGATCGAGATTCTGGCGGGGGCGGATCACGTGTACTCCTTCGTACGGTGGGGCGGGGGCGCTGCAAGGGGGATGGGGGATGCCAGGTCGGACGCGTCGCGCGGTCATGTGCCGCAGCGCGGCTCTCGGGGTGCCCGGCGACGAACGGGCACCCCGAGAGTCATGTCACTTGAAGAGGGCGTTGACCTGGTCGTTCGCGGTCTTCAGCGCGCTCACGTCGGACACGCCCTTGAGGTAGGACTCGATCGCGGCCTTCATCGTGTCGTTCACGTCCGACCAGTGGTCGGCGATGGGGAGCAGTTTGGTGGTGCCATCGGTCACCTGCTCGGTGAATCCCGTGACATCCCAGCCCTTGGCCGCGAAGGCAGCCTCGGCCTTGGCGGTCGAGGTCTTGACGGCGGGGAAGACGACGGCGGCCTTGCCGATGACATCCTGGCAGTCCGCCGAGCCGAGGTACTTCACCCACTGCCACGCGGCATCCTGGTTCTTGCTCCCGGCCCAGATGCCGTCGGAGAGACCGTTGAAGAGGCTGGCGCGCTGACCGCTCGGGCCGACCGGGGTGGGGGCGACCTTCGTGGCGATCTTGTTCTGACCGAGGTATGAGCCGTTCATCCAGCTGCCGTCGGTGACGAGCGCGTAGCGACCGGCGAGGTAGCCGTTCAGCGGGTCCTGCTCCGACAGAGCGATGTCGACGCTGGGCATGAAGCCCTTCTCGATCAGCCCCTTGTACCAGGCGAGGGTGTCGCTGAACTTCATGTCGCCATAGTTCCAGGAGCTCGTCCAGGGCGTCTTGTTGCCGTAGTACCAATCGTTGCTGAGGGCATAGGGAGACCAGGTCTGCTGACCGCTGGCATTCAGCCCGTTACCGCTGAGCGCGAGTCCGTAGACGGCGACCTTCGACTTGTCGAAACCGGCCTCGTCTCCTCGAACGCCGTTCTGGTCGATCGTGAGGTGGGCGACGAGCTTCTCGAACGAGCCGCCGTCGGTGGTGTTCCACGCGAGTGTGGAGAGCTGGTCGGCCGTGTAACCGGCATCCGTCACCATCTTCTCGTTGTAGAACGTCGCGACGGTGTCGAAGTCCTTCGGAAGGCCGTAGCGACCGCCCTCCGGCGTGGTCCAGAGGTCGGCGAGGCCTTCCTGATAGATGCCGAGGTCGAGACCGTCCTTCTCGACGCGATCGGAGATGTCGAGCAACTGCCCCTGAGAGACGAATTCGGGGTAGTACGACAGGTGGTCGGCGAAGACGTCCGGGGCGGTGCCCGAGGCGAAGCCCGTCGTCAGACCCTGCCAGTAGTCCGACCAGCCGAATTGCTCGATCTTGACGGAGATGCCCGACGACTTCTCAAAGTCTTCCGCACACTGCTGGTAAGCGGGCTGCTGATTGCTGTCCCACAGCCAGTAGGTGATCGAGTCACCGCCGGTGGCCGCGGTACCGCCCGCGGAAGAGCACCCGGCGAGGATGACGGGAACAGCCGCGGCGACGGCGGCGACCGCGACGGTGCGGTGCGCGCGTGAGATGGTGCGCATGGGATTGCCTTTCAGGAAAGGGATGTGCGGGTGGGGCTCCCCGCCCGACGTTCGGGTCGCCGGGCGGGAGATGAGGGGCGGGGGGTCACTTGATGCCGGAGTAGCCGAGGTTGTCGACGAGCTTCCGGCCGAAGAGGATGAACAGGAGGAAGATCGGCAGGGCCGCGATCAGCGTCCCGGCCATGAGGCCGGCCCAGTCTGGGCCCGTCTGCGGAGTCTGCGAGCGGAAGATGCCGAGCGCGACGGTGAGTACGCGCGAGTCGTCCGCGCGCCCCACCAGGAGAGGCCAGAAGTACTCGCCCCATGCCGTGATGTAGGTCAGCAGGGCGAGGGTGAAAACCGGAGTGGATGACATCGGCAGCACGATCCGGAAGAAGATGCGCAGGTGTCCTGCACCGTCGATCTTGGCCGACTCCTCCACTTCGCGACTGATGCCGAGGAAGAACTGGCGCATGAAGAAGATCGCGAACGGCGTCATGAAGAAGAACGGCAGGATGATGCCGGCGAGGGTGTTGAGCAGGCCGAGATCGCGGATGAGGATGAAGTTCGGCAGTTGCACGAAGATCGGCGGGATCATCAACGCCGTCAGGAAGAGAAAGAAGACGGCGTCGCGCCCCTTCCACTCCAGCCGCGCGAAAGCGTAGGCCGCCATCGACGAGAACAGCACCTGGCCGAACGTGATCACCGTGGCGACGATGACGGTGTTGCGCAGGTACAGCCAGAAGTCGATCGACCCCGTGGTCCCCCCCTCTGCCGCCGCCTGCTCCGGTGACGACAGACCCAGGACGCGTGCGAAGCCGCCCCAGCTGAACTCCACCGGCAGAAGGCTGCCGGCGTTCGTGTACAACGCGGTGTTGGTCGACAGCGCGGTGCGCAGCATCCAATAGAACGGGAACAGCGTCACCACCAGCAGCACCACGAGAGCGGCCCAGGCGAGGAGGCGCCCGAGTCCGATGCGGCGGCGACGGGGAACTTCACGGCGTGAGCCGACGGGCGCGGGCTCGGACCGGGTGACGCGGGGAGGTGTTGCGACGGAGGTCATGAGGGGCTCCTATGCCAGATCCGACGAGTTCGAGCGCATGATCTTGAGCTGGAAATAGGCGACGACGGCCAGCACGACCAGCAGGAAGACCGACATGGCCGACGCGTATCCGAGGTGGAATTTCTCGAAGGCCTGTTGGTAGATGTAGTAGTAAATGACCCGGGTCGAGTTGATCGGTCCGCCCTCGGTCGTGACCGCGACGGTGTCGAAGATCTGGAACGACCCGACGACGGTGATCACCAAGACCAGGGCGAGCACCGGTCGCAACAGCGGCAGCGTGATCGAGCGGAACATGCGCACCTCGGACGCACCGTCCAGAGCTGCGGCTTCATAGAGTTGTGTCGGGATGGTCTGCAGGCCGGCGAAGACCAAGAGCGCTGTGTAGCCGACGTAGCGCCACACATTGATGAGCGCGATGGTCGGGATGGCCAAGGCCTCGCTGCCGAAGAAGGCCATGCGGTCGCCGCCGAGAGCGTCGAGGAAGACGTTGATGATGCCCGTGGAGTAA from Microbacterium testaceum includes these protein-coding regions:
- a CDS encoding carbohydrate ABC transporter permease, which gives rise to MSAPTQSPTTRSLDTRAIVAPRAARRRRGDAKIALLFIAPAALGFLAFYLVPSLRGIWFSFTDQNLIGAGKFVGVENYTRMVADPLFWNSLGVTVEYVVINIGVQTVLAVGIAVLMHRLTRSAVIRGIILLPYLVANVVVALVWFWMMDYSTGIINVFLDALGGDRMAFFGSEALAIPTIALINVWRYVGYTALLVFAGLQTIPTQLYEAAALDGASEVRMFRSITLPLLRPVLALVLVITVVGSFQIFDTVAVTTEGGPINSTRVIYYYIYQQAFEKFHLGYASAMSVFLLVVLAVVAYFQLKIMRSNSSDLA
- a CDS encoding ABC transporter substrate-binding protein, which encodes MRTISRAHRTVAVAAVAAAVPVILAGCSSAGGTAATGGDSITYWLWDSNQQPAYQQCAEDFEKSSGISVKIEQFGWSDYWQGLTTGFASGTAPDVFADHLSYYPEFVSQGQLLDISDRVEKDGLDLGIYQEGLADLWTTPEGGRYGLPKDFDTVATFYNEKMVTDAGYTADQLSTLAWNTTDGGSFEKLVAHLTIDQNGVRGDEAGFDKSKVAVYGLALSGNGLNASGQQTWSPYALSNDWYYGNKTPWTSSWNYGDMKFSDTLAWYKGLIEKGFMPSVDIALSEQDPLNGYLAGRYALVTDGSWMNGSYLGQNKIATKVAPTPVGPSGQRASLFNGLSDGIWAGSKNQDAAWQWVKYLGSADCQDVIGKAAVVFPAVKTSTAKAEAAFAAKGWDVTGFTEQVTDGTTKLLPIADHWSDVNDTMKAAIESYLKGVSDVSALKTANDQVNALFK
- a CDS encoding carbohydrate ABC transporter permease — protein: MTSVATPPRVTRSEPAPVGSRREVPRRRRIGLGRLLAWAALVVLLVVTLFPFYWMLRTALSTNTALYTNAGSLLPVEFSWGGFARVLGLSSPEQAAAEGGTTGSIDFWLYLRNTVIVATVITFGQVLFSSMAAYAFARLEWKGRDAVFFLFLTALMIPPIFVQLPNFILIRDLGLLNTLAGIILPFFFMTPFAIFFMRQFFLGISREVEESAKIDGAGHLRIFFRIVLPMSSTPVFTLALLTYITAWGEYFWPLLVGRADDSRVLTVALGIFRSQTPQTGPDWAGLMAGTLIAALPIFLLFILFGRKLVDNLGYSGIK